The segment ctaggatatgttgttgtcattgatgttaacatattcctgtgatttattactctggtggttgcagattggtttactAGGATCATGGTTCAGTATATGGAGCATTTCTAGTATCATtgtatctttctgtattggtttcagtgatccagaagcttaattttctcatctttgttgttactgcagtTCATCAGATTTGCgtttgaggttaagtttgataatccagtgaaaactgattcacccccccccctctcagttccccTTCATTATTGATTGTTGGTCATAATGAGAATTTTTTTCCCACAAGTGTATTGTTTATTGAGGAGACAATAAGGTCAACCACTGAATTTGGGAGTCTAATTTCAGGACCTTCCTCATTTAGGAGATACTATGGAATAATATGATGGGCTAAATCCTCCCAATTCTCATTCACCAACGCACCCTTCCAATTATTGCGTTTTGGGATTTCTTTTTGATGTGCATGCTCATCCTTGTCTGCAATGTTGCAAACCCCATCATCACCAACAAAGGAGGACACCGCAATTACCATTTCTCCTTGAACGGTTCACAAAATTTAGTTTAGGAATTTAAAGCCCTATTGGAAAGATTGGAGATGGTATCTTGGTACTCCATTTCACAAATATAGACCCTTTAAGGTTTATTTGTGGCTACCTCATCTTCCTATGATGATGGTCAATTAAATATATATTGTTAGTTATCTCTTAGTACTTCACATTATAGATTCCAAATTGTATGGTCTACTATACTTGAACTTAAAGCTTGCTCATTTTTCTTGGTGCATTATTTATCAAGGGCTTCTAGTTGGATATCGATTGGCTCATCTAGGAATTCTCAATCATTATTGTCATTTTCTGGACAACCTAAGAGTGTCAAGCACCATGTTTTATTTTAGACGAGAGCCCAAGAAGCTTAGAATTGGATTCACAACTTCTTCAAGTTATTTAGGCTTGACCAATTTTTATGGCATATAATTTTGTTAAGAGATTGTCCCTTCCCCCCCGCTTTGATTTGTTTCTAAATCTTACATTCATTTAGGTTAGGGATTCCTTTTTAGCTCTTTAAATGACAAATTTTGTCATTTTACTAGTTGTGTAGATAATATTCATTTTTTACTTTGCACCAAAGCTAAGATTTACTTCAATGTTCTTGTTTAGATTTAGGTGAAAACAAACAAAGTTATACTTGATGTTACCCCTCTATAGGTGCTTTTAGATCACTAGCATGATGTGCCTTGTATGGTTGTTATAGGGTCATCTCCTTGTACCTCTCACCAAGATCACTTGCCTCCATCTCAATAAAGATTTCAATATAGCTAGCATGCCAAAAGAGATCATGACTCACTAGCATAATGCTCTCTTGTATGGTTGTCAAAGGGCCATCTTTGTCTACCTCCCATCGCGATCACTTCCCCCCATGCGGGCACAAACATGGATCTAGCTAACTTGCCAAAAGAGATCATGGCTCCCAATCGCATGACCCTCACCATATTTATACAAGCCAAGGATTGTGTTGTGTGTGTTGTCTCAACCCTCTTGCTTGCCATTAGCCTCTTCACAATGGTGTGGCACTCCTAGCTAGTCAAATTTTTGAAAGCTTCCTCACTTGGATCTAGCAATTTCTCATGTTCATGTTCAATAATTATAGATGAAGATTATGAAGAGGAGAGTTCTTTTATTGGTTATAAACTATTTGTTCAATGTTTCATCCTCACTAATATATGGGAAATACTATATGATAGTGATCCCCTCTAATTGTATCTCTTATTGCCTAGTGACTTTCTTGATTATTATTGTTTGGGCTTGGGCACGCTAAGAGTTTGAGGGAGTGTCTTCTACCACTAGCCTCTAATTATCGtcttattctttttttttcaatttataaatATTATGTAGCCATTATTCATCAAAATGTTGCTTAATTCAAATGACCTCAAAGATGTGCTTAAAATACATATTCATAATTATAAACTTGAATTTTTTTACAAAAGATTGATGTAATAACAACTTTTTTTTGTAAAGATTGAATTCAAAATAGAATTTTAATGAATTAGATTATATCATATcatattaataaaaaattacacaatatcataaattataaatatagtggtttgatttgatttatttgatgTACAAATAGATTCATTCTTAGTgtttatttgtttttaattatttaatattatataacaataaaaattaaaaataatataaaaataattaaaaacaagtAAGCATTAAGAATGAATCTATTTGTGCatcaattaaatcaaatcaaaCACCACTAAATATCTATAATATCTATAATGTAGATAGAAAATAGTGGAAAATGGTGGAAAATAGAAGTGTAGAAGCACATGATAAAGAATTAAAAACGAGTAAACATAAAGAATTAAAAACAAATAAGCATTAAAAATGAATCTATTTGTGCATCAACTAAATCAAATCAAACACCACTAAATATCTATTATATAGATGGAAAATGGTAGAAAATGGAAGTGTAGAAGCACATGATAAAGACTTTTATCCACTGCAACTTAAAAATAAGATTTTAAATCAGGCATTAGATATACAAATATAATCTGCAGGATATAAATCGAATCCCCTACAATCGAAATACTACAAAACCTTCAGATACGCTGACTCTGCGAATAAAATTTTCTCAAAAAGGTGAGCAGATACTTTAAAAAAATGGAAGCTGCCCGCCATTGAATTATTAAAATGAGAACATAGTTTTAAAGCAAATCGAATATTCAATGCCAAAAGCTCAAATCTTGGGCAGATTTGGTAGGGCCACGCGCTTCACCCAAAATCATAAATCTCCGACCATAATAATAAATCATGACTCCTTGTTGTTGAAGGATTCGATCATTAAAACTCATTCATTCATTGAATTGACTGTAAAAAATGCGATTTCTTGAATGTGAAAGGATTACAATCAAGATCAGGGATCCGGTTTTGTGGTAGTCAAGATCATCCAGCTGCAGCGGTTTCAAATTACACGGAGTTTTTCTTCTACATAAGCGCTAGATTGGGTGGTTGCTCTTCCCTGCACATAAATCGGCTTTTGATCTTCTCTCACGCGGCAAATTCTGTTAATTTGGAGATTTTGAATATCGGATTTCACAGATTTCTCAATTGGGTATTCAAAATTTCATCGAATTTCGTCCTATTTCAGTCCGATTTGCTCCATCATCAATTGGAATTAAGTCCCAAATtgggaagaagaagaaatagaaatctGCTGGTCCAGGACAGTTGATTGAAACGTTCAGATTTCCAGCAGGGTTGTGAAATTTCAGTTGGATTCGGTTATGAGTGGTCGAGatttgatgaatttggaatgaaTATATATTAGGGTTTCTTAAGCGGGATCTTTGCTATAAGAATCGATATTGTTTGGTTCAGACTGGAATTGAAAGGAGTTCATTCAAGTGTGCTGCCGATTtttgaagaaagaagaaatgggGCACAATCAAAATGAGGCCACCATATGTGAATTTCATGTCCTTGCTGTTGATGACAGTGCTCTGGATAGAAAAATCATTGAACGGCTATTGAGAAGCTCTTCTTATCAAGGTAAATCTTGCAAACAGGACATATACTCCCTGTTTGAATATCAACTTTGGTCATTGATTTGCAGCAAAATAACTGAATGTTTTTTTTTCTGATGAGTTTGTTGTTGGTTTTGGCAGTGACAAGTGTTGACAGTGTGAGAAAAGCTCTGGAGTTCCTTGGTTTAGAAGATGACCAGCAAGGCATAAATGGTGATGTATGTATCGACTCAAAGCATTTCAGAGAATCTGTGACCTACTGTTGTATATATTCAGTCTTTGTCTAATGAAATCGAGTCCTTTGATTTGTTGTGTGATGCAGAAGATGAAGGTGAATATGATAGTAACAGATTACAGTATGCCAGAACTCACAGGCTATGACTTGCTTAGGAGAGTTAAGGTATTTTACACTACACAACTTCAGCTCTTCCATGATTTTTTTCAAAACTAAAATTGGTTCTTATTTTAGACTGCTACAAATTCCTTGTAACAGGAGTCTTCAAGACATAAGGATATTCCTGTGGTGATTGTATCTTCAGAAAATGTGGAGTCACGAATCAGCAGGTAAGACATGTTAGCATTCTCCAAATATTTGGTCTGTAAATATGCCTCACCAAGCTGAAATGACTATTTTTTAGGATGCACCAATACATAAGTTATCTTCATATATCATCTTTTATGTATTGATACATTCTAAGAACTGAATCATCATTTCCTCACCAAACACCCATTTCCTCACCAAACACCCAAATTTGGTGTTCTATTGTGAATTTAGAAGCAATCACAGACATCTTATTGTTTATTTTTCTTGTTGGCAAATATAGTTCTGATTCATTTAATCAATCTTTCTGTTTTATGAACAGGTATTTGTCAGGAGGTGCAGAAAAATTCATATTAAAGCCTGTGAAGTTATCAGATGTTCAGACCCTGAGATCTCACATGCTCCATTGTAGTTCATCTTGTAGAAAGCAAGAAAGGCTCCCTTCAAATAAAAGGAAAAACATGTTTGGAAGCATTTCTCCACAACCAGAGAAGAAACCCAGATTCAGTGAACAAGATATCCCCTAGATACAATTTCATCACCCAAAGGCCAAGaccaaattatttaaatatttttattttgtgagaGTGTTAATCATGTGGCAGTCTTCTGAAACTCAATTCAGAGTCATTTTCTCATGATAAATCATTTCTGTAGGACCTTTTAGTTCATACACATTATTTGTGAATAATCATGAGTACTAATTTATTTCAAGGTCCTCTAAATTTTGTTTAACCTAACTGAGTCTGAATCCCAATGCATGGGAAATGTGATCTTTCAAGAAGAGAGATTCTATTTGCTGAAGAGAAGCATACTGATCTGGAATGTAAAAGCCGGACAACTTATGAACTCTTTTAACATCTTCTAAAGGCTGAGAGTAGGAAATAAATTATCATTGatacaattatttttaaaattcactcATTTGATTAATAACAATAGATTAGTGAAATGAGGTTGACTATTTATATTTTGAAGGTTAAAATTGTTGCTGATTTGGTAAAAGTGTTCAAGGTTAATATTTAAATAGAGCGAACTAAACATTCATAGATCTCAATTTCGATTAACTCAATCTTAGTACCCACATTTATAGACTATCACTTAATCCCAATACCCACATTCACAGACTAACCCACCTACCTAAGTTGAATCCAATCTTGTCCATCTCATGACTAGGGGAAGCATACCAATAGTGGTTttagctaacttcgtgcacccacaAATCCTATACGGTAAATTCGATTTCAACGAATTCGTCTGTTGTTTTCATATGCAACTTAATTGCTTATAACTAAagttttggcttctaggtagtaacgagTTGTGGGGTCAgttatgcacacaagggtcaaaaagtacacatttcaaagtgtcgcccaatacctacttaaagatgttccCATAACTGTCAACTCAAAATTGCCAGTACTTATGGACAAATGTCTTAGTAGTTTTTCAAAAATGTcctagtagtggtgcacaaatgaacCAATTATGGATCAAAAAAGTTCGGCTATTACTACATGTCAAACTTATTAATGagcttttcattatcattttttggcTCCTTTAAAATTAATAATTGGAGGGTTGGGTGCATAAGGAGTGAATGGTTATTGGAACGTGGTCCACTACAAGTGCTCTTTCCCTAATATATAAATGTGGATTATCTACTTTTTgttgtaaatataattaaattttatacaAGATGTGTCGCAATAAAAAAGTAAGACCATCACAAATTTATTAAGATCATTATAAAAATATGTCTGCTCATGAtataacttttaattttttttttaatttttttttatattatctaCTTTTTgttgtaaatataattaaattttataaaagATGTGTTGCAATAAAAAAGTAAGACCATCAAAAATTTATTAAAAGATCATTACAAAAATATATGTTCGGCTCATGACataactttttaaaatattttttatttatatttaaaagacAATTTAAGATGAATAAGACTTTTTTTTTAATTGTTCTTTTTAACAGTTCCAAATCCACTTTTTTGTTGTAAATATAATTCAATTTTATTAAAGATGTGTCGCAATAAAAAAAGTAAGACCATACAAATTTTATTAAAgactattataaaaatatatatctgataactttttaaaataaaatctatttttaTATTTAAACAAGATCCACCACCAAAAATTTATTAAAGATCATTATAAAAATATATGTCTGATTCATGATATAACTTTTTAAAACAAAatctattttaatatttaaacaaGATCCACCAATGCATCAAGGATCATCATTTTTCAATACAAGCTCCTTACAAACAAACACATTAGAAATCacttatggaagaccaagaatcaCAATTTATAAATTCACTTTTTTTTAGAAACCTCTATATTAGAAGCCaactatggaaggccaagagtcaccaCTTGGAATTCCACTTTTAGATGTTCCTATgtggaattgaacttgggtctccacaacaAAAACCCAACATTTTTTACCAATTAAGCTCAAGTGCTTAGACACTCCACCAATGTTTTTCACTATTGAAGGGTGTGATATCCTTAGAGACAAATAGCTACAATGATGTGAGCCTATAAAGAAATGGGGGAAGCAAATTCTAAACACATATTTTTGTTGAGGAAGACTAGGCTTCACTATCCTCAAAATGGAGGACCATAGCTCACTTGAAGTCCTTAGAAAACAAAACTATATTCCCGACTGGGTATTACATAACTTCCCCCATCATAAACTCGAGGTCTATTATCTCGAAGCTAGTAGAAACCTTTCTTTTTGGTATTAAAAACATACATATCACAAAATGGCATTGACAAGCAAAATCCTAGAGGGTGAAGGCAATGGTAATTCCTCTCATGTAGAGGATGGTGACGGTCTACGGAGGATGAAGGTGCTAGTGATGGCTATGCAAGCATAGAGTTAGGTGAATGGGGACACAATCAGGTGGAGGAAGATGATGAGAAGCTTCATGATATTATGCTAGAATCTTGTCTACATACGCAACATTGTTTGAACGTTGGGAAAAGAACAACTCTCCCTATGAAGGCATCATCCCTTGACGTGGAAGCTCCTTGCAATGGCAAAGACTTTGGTGGCAAATCTCTATGCGCGTGGGTGTTTCTAATGAGAAGGATGTTGTTGATCTAGTTACCTAGAAAATGTCTAGCATGAAGAGGAGGATGAAATGATTTTAGACATTATTCTAGAGTCGTGTTTGATTGCTCAAACGGGGAAGGATGGTTGGAAGGATGAGTATTATGACGTGTCTTTTGTTAAGGAATATAGATCAGTGATAGAGAAAAACAATAGTCTTTTAATCTCAATGTATATCTGATATTTTACTTTCAGATTTTGTCACAGTCTTCAGATATTCTTTTGTAAGGATAATCTCAGATTTGATCTGAGAATATAAAAAGAATGATGCTATATAGTAAGAACAGACTTCCAAAGTGATCGCTAATATGtatatattgattatatatatatatatatatatatatatat is part of the Cryptomeria japonica chromosome 10, Sugi_1.0, whole genome shotgun sequence genome and harbors:
- the LOC131060771 gene encoding two-component response regulator ARR17, with translation MGHNQNEATICEFHVLAVDDSALDRKIIERLLRSSSYQVTSVDSVRKALEFLGLEDDQQGINGDKMKVNMIVTDYSMPELTGYDLLRRVKESSRHKDIPVVIVSSENVESRISRYLSGGAEKFILKPVKLSDVQTLRSHMLHCSSSCRKQERLPSNKRKNMFGSISPQPEKKPRFSEQDIP